Proteins encoded by one window of Girardinichthys multiradiatus isolate DD_20200921_A chromosome 14, DD_fGirMul_XY1, whole genome shotgun sequence:
- the LOC124880795 gene encoding histone H3-like: MSGRGKGGKGLGKGGAKRHRKVLRDNIQGITKPAIRRLARRGGVKRISGLIYEETRGVLKVFLENVIRDAVTYTEHAKRKTVTAMDVVYALKRQGRTLPALNAQTGLRAMARTKQTARKSTGGKAPRKQLATKAARKSAPATGGVKKPHRYRPGTVALREIRRYQKSTELLIRKLPFQRLVREIAQDFKTDLRFQSSAVMALQEASEAYLVGLFEDTNLCAIHAKRVTIMPKDIQLARRIRGERA; encoded by the exons atGAGTGGCCGAGGAAAGGGAGGCAAAGGACTCGGGAAAGGAGGCGCCAAGCGTCACCGTAAAGTTCTCCGTGATAACATCCAGGGAATCACCAAGCCCGCTATCCGCCGTCTGGCTCGCCGCGGGGGAGTCAAGCGCATCTCCGGTCTCATCTACGAGGAGACCCGCGGTGTGTTGAAGGTGTTCCTGGAGAACGTGATCCGTGACGCAGTCACCTACACCGAGCACGCCAAGAGGAAGACCGTCACCGCCATGGATGTAGTTTACGCTCTGAAGAGGCAGGGCCGCACCCT gcctgctttgaatgcacagactggact CAGAGCCATGGCCAGAACCAAGCAGACCGCCCGTAAATCTACCGGAGGCAAAGCTCCCAGGAAGCAGCTGGCCACCAAGGCTGCGCGTAAGAGCGCTCCAGCTACCGGCGGCGTCAAGAAGCCTCACCGCTACAGGCCCGGTACCGTGGCTCTGAGAGAGATCCGTCGCTACCAGAAGTCCACGGAGCTGCTGATCCGTAAGTTGCCCTTCCAGCGGCTGGTCCGGGAGATCGCTCAGGACTTCAAGACCGACCTGCGCTTCCAGAGCTCCGCCGTCATGGCTCTGCAGGAGGCCAGCGAGGCTTACCTGGTGGGTCTGTTCGAGGACACCAACCTGTGCGCCATCCACGCCAAGAGGGTCACCATCATGCCCAAAGACATCCAGCTGGCCCGCCGCATCCGTGGAGAGAGAGCTTAG
- the LOC124880792 gene encoding histone H4, giving the protein MSGRGKGGKGLGKGGAKRHRKVLRDNIQGITKPAIRRLARRGGVKRISGLIYEETRGVLKVFLENVIRDAVTYTEHAKRKTVTAMDVVYALKRQGRTLYGFGG; this is encoded by the coding sequence atGAGTGGCAGAGGAAAGGGAGGCAAAGGACTCGGGAAAGGAGGCGCCAAGCGTCACCGTAAAGTTCTCCGTGATAACATCCAGGGAATCACCAAGCCCGCTATCCGCCGTCTGGCTCGCCGCGGGGGAGTCAAGCGCATCTCCGGTCTCATCTACGAGGAGACCCGCGGTGTGTTGAAGGTGTTCCTGGAGAACGTGATCCGTGACGCAGTCACCTACACCGAGCACGCCAAGAGGAAGACCGTCACCGCCATGGATGTAGTTTACGCTCTGAAGAGGCAGGGCCGCACCCTGTACGGCTTTGGAGGTTAA
- the LOC124880784 gene encoding histone H2A-like produces MSGRGKTGGKARAKAKTRSSRAGLQFPVGRVHRLLRKGNYGERVGAGAPVYLAAVLEYLTAEILELAGNAARDNKKTRIIPRHLQLAVRNDEELNKLLGGVTIAQGGVLPNIQAVLLPKKTEKAAKAK; encoded by the coding sequence ATGAGTGGCCGCGGAAAGACCGGAGGTAAAGCCAGAGCGAAGGCCAAGACCCGCTCCTCCAGAGCCGGACTCCAGTTCCCAGTGGGCCGTGTTCACAGGCTGCTGCGCAAAGGCAACTACGGAGAGCGAGTCGGTGCCGGAGCCCCCGTCTACCTGGCCGCTGTGCTCGAGTATCTGACCGCTGAGATCCTGGAGCTGGCTGGAAACGCCGCCCGCGACAACAAGAAGACCCGCATCATTCCCCGCCACCTGCAGCTGGCTGTCCGCAACGACGAGGAGCTCAACAAGCTGCTGGGCGGAGTCACCATCGCTCAGGGCGGCGTGCTGCCCAACATCCAGGCGGTGCTGCTGCCCAAGAAGACCGAGAAGGCCGCCAAGGCCAAGTAG
- the LOC124880778 gene encoding histone H1-like, with protein sequence MAEEAPAAAPVKAPAKAPKKKSAPRAKKDGPSLPKLLVAAVAESKERKGVSLAALKKVLAGKGVDVSKANKRINTAITTLVTKGTLSQTKGTGASGSFKLAKEPKAAKPAKKVVKKKAPVKAKKPAAKKTTAAKKPAAKKPAAKKTPKKAPAKKAVKKPSKSPKKPAAKKPKAAKKPAAKKTPVKKPAAKKPAAKKAKK encoded by the coding sequence ATGGCAGAAGAAGCTCCAGCAGCTGCACCGGTTAAGGCTCCGGCCAAAGCCCCGAAGAAGAAGTCCGCTCCCCGGGCCAAGAAGGACGGGCCCAGCCTCCCGAAACTCCTCGTGGCCGCTGTGGCCGAGTCCAAGGAGCGCAAGGGGGTGTCCCTGGCGGCTCTTAAGAAGGTGCTGGCCGGGAAAGGAGTGGATGTGAGCAAGGCGAACAAGCGCATCAACACCGCCATCACCACGCTCGTCACTAAAGGGACGCTGAGCCAGACTAAAGGGACGGGGGCTTCCGGCTCCTTCAAGCTCGCCAAGGAGCCTAAAGCCGCTAAACCAGCCAAGAAGGTGGTGAAGAAGAAGGCTCCCGTTAAAGCGAAGAAGCCCGCTGCCAAGAAGACCACCGCGGCCAAGAAACCCGCCGCTAAGAAGCCAGCAGCCAAGAAGACCCCGAAGAAGGCTCCGGCCAAGAAGGCGGTGAAAAAGCCCAGCAAGAGTCCCAAGAAGCCCGCCGCTAAGAAGCCAAAGGCCGCCAAGAAGCCCGCAGCCAAGAAAACTCCAGTGAAGAAACCTGCAGCCAAGAAGCCCGCAGCAAAGAAGGCCAAGAAGTAA
- the LOC124880788 gene encoding histone H2B-like encodes MPEPAKSAPKKGSKKAVTKTTTGKGGKKKRKTRKESYAIYVYKVLKQVHPDTGISSKAMSIMNSFVNDIFERIASESSRLAHYNKRSTITSREIQTAVRLLLPGELAKHAVSEGTKAVTKYTSSK; translated from the coding sequence ATGCCTGAACCCGCCAAGTCTGCCCCTAAGAAGGGCTCCAAGAAAGCCGTGACTAAGACCACCACCGGTAAAGGAGgcaagaagaagagaaagaccaGGAAGGAGAGCTACGCCATCTACGTGTACAAGGTGCTGAAGCAGGTCCACCCTGACACCGGTATCTCCTCCAAGGCCATGAGCATCATGAACTCGTTCGTCAACGACATCTTTGAGCGCATCGCCTCCGAGTCTTCTCGTCTGGCTCACTACAACAAGCGctccaccatcacctccagGGAGATCCAGACCGCTGTGCGCCTCCTGCTACCCGGTGAGCTGGCCAAGCACGCCGTGTCTGAGGGAACCAAGGCCGTCACCAAGTACACCAGCTCCAAGTAA